A part of Salvelinus alpinus chromosome 5, SLU_Salpinus.1, whole genome shotgun sequence genomic DNA contains:
- the LOC139577064 gene encoding transmembrane channel-like protein 2-B isoform X1 produces the protein MKRRLKLLKECQAFVEKFEGALGKGKGRKLYAYKVIMAKKMIKFNRDFDNFKTACIPWERKIKEVESHFGSSVASYFIFLRWMYGLNLVLFGLMFGLVVLPEVMMGLPYGSIPRKTVPRAQQAKAMDYSVLLDFGGYCKYSIMFYGYYNDERTIGLLQFRLPLSYLLVGVGIFGYSLMVVIRTMARNSDEGGDGGDDGQFTFTFKMFTSWDYLIGNPETADNKYASITTSFKESIVDEQENQKDENIHLRRFLRVLANLFILCSLGGSGFLIYFVVKRSQDFAKLDQNTLSWYEKNEVEVVMSLLGLVCPPLFETIAELEEYHPRIALKWQLGRIFALFLGNLYTFLFALFDDVNEKLEQEKYIKNATIWGLKEYYANYSTYHNTTDIPPPEIPPADVIRGPCWETDVGIEFVKLTVSDIQVTYLTILIGDFVRAVIVRFLNYCWCWDLEAGFPSYGEFDISGNVLGLIFNQGMIWMGAFYAPGLVGLNVLRLLSSMYYQCWAVMSCNVPHERVFKASKSNNFYMGLLLLVLFLSLLPVVYTIMTLPPSSDCGPFSGRAQMYDVVMETIEKDLPAFIGNIFTYATNPGLIIPAVLLMVLAIYYLNATSKNYQNANLELKRKMQMARDEEKNRRNNKESTNQVMHDLVGLLPNRSLIPPPAEEAPPPGHTFPKVTKRPGAAVNVKGVNLQKDVSLAAPNSRVAVTRPPGPRGPPGNARGPPPGPGRGRGRGAPLPRC, from the exons AAAATGATCAAGTTCAACCGTGACTTTGACAATTTCAAAACAGCCTGTATTCCATGGGAAAGAAAGATTAAAGAGGTTGAGA GTCACTTTGGGTCATCTGTGGCTTCCTACTTCATCTTCTTGCGGTGGATGTACGGTCTAAACCTGGTCCTGTTTGGGTTAATGTTTGGGCTTGTTGTTCTCCCAGAG GTGATGATGGGTCTTCCGTATGGGTCTATACCCAGGAAAACTGTTCCCAGAGCGCAGCAGGCCAAAGCCATGGACTACTCCGTCCTCCTTGATTTTGGA GGCTACTGCAAGTACTCTATTATGTTCTATGGCTACTATAATGACGAACGCACCATCGGACTCCTCCAGTTCAGACTGCCACTGTCCTACCTACTGGTCGGTGTTGGCATCTTCGGCTACAGCCTGATGGTGGTCATTAGAAC GATGGCCCGTAACTCGGATGAGGGAGGAGATGGTGGGGACGATGGACAGTTTACCTTCACCTTTAAGATGTTCACCAGCTGGGATTACCTCATTGGGAACCCAGAGACAGCAGACAACAAgtatgcctccatcaccaccagcttTAAG GAATCCATAGTAGACGAACAGGAGAACCAGAAGGATGAGAACATCCACTTGCGGAGGTTCCTGCGGGTTCTAGCCAATCTTTTCATTCTCTGCAGCCTGGGGGGCAGCGGCTTCCTCATCTATTTTGTGGTCAAGAGGTCTCAGGACTTTGCAAAACTAGATCAGAATACGCTCTCCTGGTATGAAAAGAATGAG GTGGAGGTTGTGATGTCACTGCTGGGGCTGGTGTGCCCCCCTCTCTTTGAGACTATCGCTGAGCTGGAGGAGTACCACCCTCGTATCGCCCTCAAGTGGCAGCTGGGCCGCATCTTTGCCCTGTTCCTTGGGAACCTCTACACCTTCCTGTTCGCCCTGTTTGATGATGTCAACGAAAAG TTGGAACAGGAGAAGTATATTAAGAATGCCACTATCTGGGGTCTGAAGGAGTACTATGCCAACTACAGCacctaccacaacactactgacaTCCCCCCTCCGGAGATCCCGCCTGCTGATGTTATCAGAGGGCCGTGCTGGGAGACCGACGTTGGCATA GAGTTTGTGAAGCTCACCGTCTCTGACATCCAGGTGACATATCTGACCATCCTCATTGGAGACTTTGTGCGAGCCGTGATTGTGCGTTTCCTCAACTACTGCTGGTGCTGGGACCTGGAGGCTGGATTT CCGTCTTATGGAGAGTTTGACATCAGCGGCAACGTGCTTGGATTAATCTTCAATCAAGGAATGATTTG GATGGGTGCGTTCTACGCCCCTGGCCTGGTAGGGCTGAACGTCCTGCGTCTCCTCTCCTCGATGTACTACCAGTGCTGGGCCGTGATGAGCTGTAACGTTCCCCATGAGAGGGTCTTCAAGGCCTCCAAATCCAACAACTTCTACATGGGCCTCCTCCTCCTGGTGCTCTTCCTCAGCCTTCTGCCTGTGGTTTACACCATAATGACCCTGCCGCCCTCCTCTGACTGTGGCCCCTTCAG TGGAAGGGCGCAAATGTATGATGTTGTCATGGAGACTATAGAGAAGGACCTACCAGCGTTCATTGGTAATATCTTCACCTACGCAACTAATCCTGGGCTGATCATACCAGCTGTGCTGCTGATggt GTTGGCCATCTACTATCTGAATGCGACCTCCAAAAACTATCAAAATGCCAACCTGGAACTGAAGAGGAAGATGCAAATG GCTAGGGATGAGGAGAAGAACCGGAGGAACAACAAGGAGAGTACCAACCAGGTGATGCATGACCTGGTTGGCCTTCTTCCCAACCGCTCTCTAATCCCCCCTCCTGCGGAAGAAGCACCCCCACCAGGTCA CACATTTCCCAAGGTGACAAAACGTCCAGGAGCAGCTGTCAATGTCAAGGGGGTTAACCTTCAGAAGGATGTTTCATTGGCTGCACCAAACTCCCGAGTGGCTGTGACCCGCCCCCCAGGCCCAAGGGGGCCGCCTGGAAACGCCAGAGGACCACCCCCAGGGccgggaaggggcagagggagggGTGCACCTCTTCCTAGATGCTAA
- the LOC139577064 gene encoding transmembrane channel-like protein 2-B isoform X3 — protein sequence MKRRLKLLKECQAFVEKFEGALGKGKGRKLYAYKVIMAKKMIKFNRDFDNFKTACIPWERKIKEVESHFGSSVASYFIFLRWMYGLNLVLFGLMFGLVVLPEVMMGLPYGSIPRKTVPRAQQAKAMDYSVLLDFGGYCKYSIMFYGYYNDERTIGLLQFRLPLSYLLVGVGIFGYSLMVVIRTMARNSDEGGDGGDDGQFTFTFKMFTSWDYLIGNPETADNKYASITTSFKESIVDEQENQKDENIHLRRFLRVLANLFILCSLGGSGFLIYFVVKRSQDFAKLDQNTLSWYEKNEVEVVMSLLGLVCPPLFETIAELEEYHPRIALKWQLGRIFALFLGNLYTFLFALFDDVNEKLEQEKYIKNATIWGLKEYYANYSTYHNTTDIPPPEIPPADVIRGPCWETDVGIEFVKLTVSDIQVTYLTILIGDFVRAVIVRFLNYCWCWDLEAGFPSYGEFDISGNVLGLIFNQGMIWMGAFYAPGLVGLNVLRLLSSMYYQCWAVMSCNVPHERVFKASKSNNFYMGLLLLVLFLSLLPVVYTIMTLPPSSDCGPFSGRAQMYDVVMETIEKDLPAFIGNIFTYATNPGLIIPAVLLMVLAIYYLNATSKNYQNANLELKRKMQMARDEEKNRRNNKESTNQVMHDLVGLLPNRSLIPPPAEEAPPPGHEKGSTFPKVTKRPGAAVNVKGVNLQKDVSLAAPNSRVAVTRPPGPRGPPGNARGPPPGPGRGRGRGAPLPRC from the exons AAAATGATCAAGTTCAACCGTGACTTTGACAATTTCAAAACAGCCTGTATTCCATGGGAAAGAAAGATTAAAGAGGTTGAGA GTCACTTTGGGTCATCTGTGGCTTCCTACTTCATCTTCTTGCGGTGGATGTACGGTCTAAACCTGGTCCTGTTTGGGTTAATGTTTGGGCTTGTTGTTCTCCCAGAG GTGATGATGGGTCTTCCGTATGGGTCTATACCCAGGAAAACTGTTCCCAGAGCGCAGCAGGCCAAAGCCATGGACTACTCCGTCCTCCTTGATTTTGGA GGCTACTGCAAGTACTCTATTATGTTCTATGGCTACTATAATGACGAACGCACCATCGGACTCCTCCAGTTCAGACTGCCACTGTCCTACCTACTGGTCGGTGTTGGCATCTTCGGCTACAGCCTGATGGTGGTCATTAGAAC GATGGCCCGTAACTCGGATGAGGGAGGAGATGGTGGGGACGATGGACAGTTTACCTTCACCTTTAAGATGTTCACCAGCTGGGATTACCTCATTGGGAACCCAGAGACAGCAGACAACAAgtatgcctccatcaccaccagcttTAAG GAATCCATAGTAGACGAACAGGAGAACCAGAAGGATGAGAACATCCACTTGCGGAGGTTCCTGCGGGTTCTAGCCAATCTTTTCATTCTCTGCAGCCTGGGGGGCAGCGGCTTCCTCATCTATTTTGTGGTCAAGAGGTCTCAGGACTTTGCAAAACTAGATCAGAATACGCTCTCCTGGTATGAAAAGAATGAG GTGGAGGTTGTGATGTCACTGCTGGGGCTGGTGTGCCCCCCTCTCTTTGAGACTATCGCTGAGCTGGAGGAGTACCACCCTCGTATCGCCCTCAAGTGGCAGCTGGGCCGCATCTTTGCCCTGTTCCTTGGGAACCTCTACACCTTCCTGTTCGCCCTGTTTGATGATGTCAACGAAAAG TTGGAACAGGAGAAGTATATTAAGAATGCCACTATCTGGGGTCTGAAGGAGTACTATGCCAACTACAGCacctaccacaacactactgacaTCCCCCCTCCGGAGATCCCGCCTGCTGATGTTATCAGAGGGCCGTGCTGGGAGACCGACGTTGGCATA GAGTTTGTGAAGCTCACCGTCTCTGACATCCAGGTGACATATCTGACCATCCTCATTGGAGACTTTGTGCGAGCCGTGATTGTGCGTTTCCTCAACTACTGCTGGTGCTGGGACCTGGAGGCTGGATTT CCGTCTTATGGAGAGTTTGACATCAGCGGCAACGTGCTTGGATTAATCTTCAATCAAGGAATGATTTG GATGGGTGCGTTCTACGCCCCTGGCCTGGTAGGGCTGAACGTCCTGCGTCTCCTCTCCTCGATGTACTACCAGTGCTGGGCCGTGATGAGCTGTAACGTTCCCCATGAGAGGGTCTTCAAGGCCTCCAAATCCAACAACTTCTACATGGGCCTCCTCCTCCTGGTGCTCTTCCTCAGCCTTCTGCCTGTGGTTTACACCATAATGACCCTGCCGCCCTCCTCTGACTGTGGCCCCTTCAG TGGAAGGGCGCAAATGTATGATGTTGTCATGGAGACTATAGAGAAGGACCTACCAGCGTTCATTGGTAATATCTTCACCTACGCAACTAATCCTGGGCTGATCATACCAGCTGTGCTGCTGATggt GTTGGCCATCTACTATCTGAATGCGACCTCCAAAAACTATCAAAATGCCAACCTGGAACTGAAGAGGAAGATGCAAATG GCTAGGGATGAGGAGAAGAACCGGAGGAACAACAAGGAGAGTACCAACCAGGTGATGCATGACCTGGTTGGCCTTCTTCCCAACCGCTCTCTAATCCCCCCTCCTGCGGAAGAAGCACCCCCACCAGGTCA CGAGAAGGGCAGCACATTTCCCAAGGTGACAAAACGTCCAGGAGCAGCTGTCAATGTCAAGGGGGTTAACCTTCAGAAGGATGTTTCATTGGCTGCACCAAACTCCCGAGTGGCTGTGACCCGCCCCCCAGGCCCAAGGGGGCCGCCTGGAAACGCCAGAGGACCACCCCCAGGGccgggaaggggcagagggagggGTGCACCTCTTCCTAGATGCTAA
- the LOC139577064 gene encoding transmembrane channel-like protein 2-B isoform X2, whose translation MKRRLKLLKECQAFVEKFEGALGKGKGRKLYAYKVIMAKKMIKFNRDFDNFKTACIPWERKIKEVESHFGSSVASYFIFLRWMYGLNLVLFGLMFGLVVLPEVMMGLPYGSIPRKTVPRAQQAKAMDYSVLLDFGGYCKYSIMFYGYYNDERTIGLLQFRLPLSYLLVGVGIFGYSLMVVIRTMARNSDEGGDGGDDGQFTFTFKMFTSWDYLIGNPETADNKYASITTSFKESIVDEQENQKDENIHLRRFLRVLANLFILCSLGGSGFLIYFVVKRSQDFAKLDQNTLSWYEKNEVEVVMSLLGLVCPPLFETIAELEEYHPRIALKWQLGRIFALFLGNLYTFLFALFDDVNEKLEQEKYIKNATIWGLKEYYANYSTYHNTTDIPPPEIPPADVIRGPCWETDVGIEFVKLTVSDIQVTYLTILIGDFVRAVIVRFLNYCWCWDLEAGFPSYGEFDISGNVLGLIFNQGMIWMGAFYAPGLVGLNVLRLLSSMYYQCWAVMSCNVPHERVFKASKSNNFYMGLLLLVLFLSLLPVVYTIMTLPPSSDCGPFSGRAQMYDVVMETIEKDLPAFIGNIFTYATNPGLIIPAVLLMVLAIYYLNATSKNYQNANLELKRKMQMARDEEKNRRNNKESTNQVMHDLVGLLPNRSLIPPPAEEAPPPDNMSEKGSTFPKVTKRPGAAVNVKGVNLQKDVSLAAPNSRVAVTRPPGPRGPPGNARGPPPGPGRGRGRGAPLPRC comes from the exons AAAATGATCAAGTTCAACCGTGACTTTGACAATTTCAAAACAGCCTGTATTCCATGGGAAAGAAAGATTAAAGAGGTTGAGA GTCACTTTGGGTCATCTGTGGCTTCCTACTTCATCTTCTTGCGGTGGATGTACGGTCTAAACCTGGTCCTGTTTGGGTTAATGTTTGGGCTTGTTGTTCTCCCAGAG GTGATGATGGGTCTTCCGTATGGGTCTATACCCAGGAAAACTGTTCCCAGAGCGCAGCAGGCCAAAGCCATGGACTACTCCGTCCTCCTTGATTTTGGA GGCTACTGCAAGTACTCTATTATGTTCTATGGCTACTATAATGACGAACGCACCATCGGACTCCTCCAGTTCAGACTGCCACTGTCCTACCTACTGGTCGGTGTTGGCATCTTCGGCTACAGCCTGATGGTGGTCATTAGAAC GATGGCCCGTAACTCGGATGAGGGAGGAGATGGTGGGGACGATGGACAGTTTACCTTCACCTTTAAGATGTTCACCAGCTGGGATTACCTCATTGGGAACCCAGAGACAGCAGACAACAAgtatgcctccatcaccaccagcttTAAG GAATCCATAGTAGACGAACAGGAGAACCAGAAGGATGAGAACATCCACTTGCGGAGGTTCCTGCGGGTTCTAGCCAATCTTTTCATTCTCTGCAGCCTGGGGGGCAGCGGCTTCCTCATCTATTTTGTGGTCAAGAGGTCTCAGGACTTTGCAAAACTAGATCAGAATACGCTCTCCTGGTATGAAAAGAATGAG GTGGAGGTTGTGATGTCACTGCTGGGGCTGGTGTGCCCCCCTCTCTTTGAGACTATCGCTGAGCTGGAGGAGTACCACCCTCGTATCGCCCTCAAGTGGCAGCTGGGCCGCATCTTTGCCCTGTTCCTTGGGAACCTCTACACCTTCCTGTTCGCCCTGTTTGATGATGTCAACGAAAAG TTGGAACAGGAGAAGTATATTAAGAATGCCACTATCTGGGGTCTGAAGGAGTACTATGCCAACTACAGCacctaccacaacactactgacaTCCCCCCTCCGGAGATCCCGCCTGCTGATGTTATCAGAGGGCCGTGCTGGGAGACCGACGTTGGCATA GAGTTTGTGAAGCTCACCGTCTCTGACATCCAGGTGACATATCTGACCATCCTCATTGGAGACTTTGTGCGAGCCGTGATTGTGCGTTTCCTCAACTACTGCTGGTGCTGGGACCTGGAGGCTGGATTT CCGTCTTATGGAGAGTTTGACATCAGCGGCAACGTGCTTGGATTAATCTTCAATCAAGGAATGATTTG GATGGGTGCGTTCTACGCCCCTGGCCTGGTAGGGCTGAACGTCCTGCGTCTCCTCTCCTCGATGTACTACCAGTGCTGGGCCGTGATGAGCTGTAACGTTCCCCATGAGAGGGTCTTCAAGGCCTCCAAATCCAACAACTTCTACATGGGCCTCCTCCTCCTGGTGCTCTTCCTCAGCCTTCTGCCTGTGGTTTACACCATAATGACCCTGCCGCCCTCCTCTGACTGTGGCCCCTTCAG TGGAAGGGCGCAAATGTATGATGTTGTCATGGAGACTATAGAGAAGGACCTACCAGCGTTCATTGGTAATATCTTCACCTACGCAACTAATCCTGGGCTGATCATACCAGCTGTGCTGCTGATggt GTTGGCCATCTACTATCTGAATGCGACCTCCAAAAACTATCAAAATGCCAACCTGGAACTGAAGAGGAAGATGCAAATG GCTAGGGATGAGGAGAAGAACCGGAGGAACAACAAGGAGAGTACCAACCAGGTGATGCATGACCTGGTTGGCCTTCTTCCCAACCGCTCTCTAATCCCCCCTCCTGCGGAAGAAGCACCCCCACCAG ACAACATGAGCGAGAAGGGCAGCACATTTCCCAAGGTGACAAAACGTCCAGGAGCAGCTGTCAATGTCAAGGGGGTTAACCTTCAGAAGGATGTTTCATTGGCTGCACCAAACTCCCGAGTGGCTGTGACCCGCCCCCCAGGCCCAAGGGGGCCGCCTGGAAACGCCAGAGGACCACCCCCAGGGccgggaaggggcagagggagggGTGCACCTCTTCCTAGATGCTAA
- the cyp1d1 gene encoding cytochrome P450 1D1, translated as MRLTFGMFPKDGLSMSLSGVTMALCTLTLLLVALRGRKREGAGHPKGTLPPGPTPWPLVGNLFQMGDQIHLSLTQLRLQYGDVFQMRMGSLVVVVLSGYATIRQALVRQGEAFAGRPDLFTFSAVANGTSMTFSEKYGPAWVLHKKLCKNALRSFSQAEPRGPDTTCLLEEHVCAEAAGMVEAIWERSEASEGLGLDPVVPLVMSVANVVCALCFGKRYDYNDKEFLTIVHINNEVLRIFAAGNMADFFPVFRYLPSPSLRKMVQHIRRMNSFMEHNIEEHLETFDKDCIRDITDALIALCEERQEDEDTAVLSNSQIIHTVIDIFGAGFDTIIAGLQWSLLYLIKFPDIQVKIHQEIDNHIGPSRLPRFEDKPRMPFTESFLYEVFRHTSYVPFTIPHCTTQNITLNGYFIPKDTCVFINQYQVNHDIDLWGDPDVFRPERFLGKEGLLNKDLTEKVMIFGMGKRRCLGDGFARLEMFVFLTTLLHRLCIENVPGQELDLSTDFGLTMKPRPYRISVSSRL; from the exons ATGAGGCTGACATTTGGGATGTTCCCCAAGGATGGCCTCAGTATGTCCCTCTCCGGAGTCACCATGGCTCTCTGTACCCTCACCCTGCTTCTAGTGGCTCTCAGGGGCCGCAAGCGAGAGGGTGCGGGACACCCCAAAGGCACCCTGCCACCGGGGCCGACCCCCTGGCCCCTGGTGGGTAACCTGTTCCAGATGGGCGACCAGATCCACCTGTCACTGACGCAGCTCCGGCTGCAGTACGGAGACGTCTTCCAGATGCGTATGGGCTCccttgttgtggtggtgcttaGCGGCTATGCCACCATTAGGCAGGCGCTGGTTCGGCAGGGTGAAGCTTTCGCTGGACGCCCTGACCTCTTCACCTTCTCTGCCGTGGCCAATGGCACCAGCATGACCTTCAGTGAGAAGTATGGCCCCGCCTGGGTGCTCCACAAGAAGCTCTGCAAGAACGCCCTACGCTCCTTCTCGCAGGCAGAGCCGCGGGGTCCCGACACCACCTGTCTGCTAGAGGAGCACGTGTGCGCTGAGGCAGCTGGGATGGTGGAGGCCATTTGGGAGCGATCAGAGGCGAGTGAGGGGCTAGGTCTGGACCCTGTGGTCCCGCTGGTTATGTCGGTGGCCAATGTGGTGTGTGCTCTGTGTTTCGGGAAGAGGTATGACTACAATGACAAGGAGTTCCTCACTATTGTGCACATCAACAACGAGGTGTTGCGGATCTTCGCTGCAGGCAACATGGCCGACTTCTTCCCTGTGTTCCGCTACCTGCCGAGCCCGTCCCTGCGTAAGATGGTCCAGCACATCAGGAGAATGAACAGCTTCATGGAACACAACATTGAGGAGCACCTGGAGACCTTTGACAAG GACTGTATACGTGACATCACAGATGCTCTGATTGCCCTCTGTGAGGAGCGGCAAGAGGATGAAGACACCGCAGTGCTGTCCAACTCCCAGATCATACACACTGTCATCGACATCTTTGGAGCAg GATTCGATACCATCATAGCTGGTTTACAGTGGAGCCTCTTATACCTCATCAAGTTTCCTGACATCCAGGTCAAAATACACCAGGAGATTG ACAACCACATTGGCCCATCCAGACTACCTCGGTTTGAAGACAAGCCCAGGATGCCTTTTACAGAGTCCTTCTTATACGAGGTGTTCCGTCACACATCCTATGTCCCTTTCACCATACCACACTG CACCACACAAAACATCACACTCAATGGATACTTCATTCCAAAGGACACCTGTGTCTTCATCAATCAGTATCAGGTTAATCATGACAT AGATCTGTGGGGTGACCCGGACGTGTTCCGCCCCGAGCGCTTCCTGGGTAAAGAGGGACTGCTCAACAAAGACCTGACAGAGAAGGTCATGATCTTCGGGATGGGGAAAAGGCGTTGCCTGGGTGATGGGTTCGCTCGGTTGGAGATGTTTGTATTCCTGACCACACTGCTCCATC